Below is a window of Brachyspira hampsonii DNA.
TGTCCGCCTTCAAAACCAGCTCTTCTGCTGTAACCGGCACGAGACTGAGCACCTTTATCACCTCTGCCTGCAGTACAGCCCCAGCCAGAACCTTGTCCGCGTCCTACTCTATGACGTTTTTTACTAGATCCCTTAGGAGCTCTTAATATTTTTGTATTTTCTTGTGCCATTTTTAAGAACCTCACTTATACTCTACTTTAAGAAGATGTGATATTTTATTTATCATTCCATTTATTTGAGGAGTTGCTTCATGTTCTACAACTCTTTTGCCTTTTTTGAAACCTAAAGCTACAACTGTGTCTCTTTGAGATTTCTCATAGCCTATAGGAGATTTTACTAATTTTATTACAACTTTAGCCATTATTCTGCCCTCCCATAAACCTGATCTATACTTACACCTCTTTTATTAGCCATATACTCTACTGTTTTCAAAGATTTTAACCCTTCAAAAGTAGCTTTAGCTAGGTTCATAGAGTTGTTATTTCCTAAAGACTTAGAAAGAATATTTTTTACTCCGGCTAATTCCAACACTGCACGTGCAGGACCGCCTGAAATAACTCCTGTACCTTTAGAAGCCGGCTTCATTATTATTCTGCTGCTTCTAAATACACCAACTGTATTATGAGGTATAGTTTCACCTTTTAAGTTCACTTCTATCATATTTTTTTTAGCCTGCTCTATAGCTTTTCTTATAGCATCTGGTACTTCGTTTGCTTTACCGTAACCTAAACCAACATGACCATTTTTATCGCCTAAAACCATCAAAGCAGCAAATCTAAAACGTCTTCCGCCTTTCATAACTTTAGCTACTCTGTTTAAAGTTATTAGACGCTCTTCATACATACTTTTTTCTTCGTTGTTATTTATATCGTGTGCCAAGGTAAT
It encodes the following:
- the rpmD gene encoding 50S ribosomal protein L30, whose protein sequence is MAKVVIKLVKSPIGYEKSQRDTVVALGFKKGKRVVEHEATPQINGMINKISHLLKVEYK
- the rpsE gene encoding 30S ribosomal protein S5: MYEERLITLNRVAKVMKGGRRFRFAALMVLGDKNGHVGLGYGKANEVPDAIRKAIEQAKKNMIEVNLKGETIPHNTVGVFRSSRIIMKPASKGTGVISGGPARAVLELAGVKNILSKSLGNNNSMNLAKATFEGLKSLKTVEYMANKRGVSIDQVYGRAE